In Oryzias melastigma strain HK-1 linkage group LG16, ASM292280v2, whole genome shotgun sequence, a single genomic region encodes these proteins:
- the LOC112136500 gene encoding myosin-1B-like: MDKIVFYLTDIYILSVFQQSIFKDLRSILKILHFDHKGKMSSRKMNKMKSDELVAEHSEQHQLEPVMEETENLQKTKTALTKSVKRLQALGSDCDKVHAETQKKRKINENLTLEIQELKEEIKRLNREEERLDSLKNEKISVQEETLLLQRNMTTLIRQVLNLRQLTAASKQEFKSLEKRLQEPNQLKEDFSKLSEEKCVLEKLHKDLESQISDLKVQNSNAEERFLQYDKEKEESDLLKEKTKNLQRTKTALTKTLQNLKNCESERLKIKAETQKTVETNSDLSLEVEKLQEEIKDLKDVQDRLDILKEENFEAKSKNEFLLQKTKVLNHEVQNLKQETSAHSQERKDLQKHLEEKDHLEEKISTLLWEKCQLEQNKKDLENDISDLKFQMDETQKRLSKYKKDKAETDLLKVETTDLQKTKTALTESLQNLKDQESACQEMQTERQQRVEGNSDIALGFAKLQDDIEDLEDVQARFHSLVCNLQQDTAPRSQNLKDLQKKDKRKTNGTTFMEEKSHLEKTKKDLENEISDLKHDEERAQRHLLKYDKEKAEADLLKEETTDLQKMKTALTESVQNLKDQESACQNMKKETQKIRQTNSDLHLEVEKLQEEIKGLEDLQQRLDPGRRLSWLLSGEGGMHPGQVTSPAQGPWGWSDRALYAG; encoded by the exons ATGGATAAAATTGTCTTTTACCTGACAGATATATACATTCTTAGCGTTTTTCAGCAAAGCATCTTTAAAGACCTTAGAAGCATTTTAAAGATTCTGCATTTTGAccacaaaggaaaaatgtcaagcagaaaaatgaacaaaatgaaaagtgaTGAGCTGGTTGCTGAGCATTCAGAACAGCATCAGCTGGAGCCAGTGATGGAGGAAACAGAGAACCTCCAGAAGACCAAGACGGCTTTAACAAAGTCTGTCAAACGCCTTCAAGCTCTGGGTTCTGATTGTGACAAAGTTCACGCAGAAAcccagaagaagaggaaaataaaCGAAAATCTCACACTGGAGATTCAAGAACTAAAGGAGGAAATCAAACGTTtaaacagagaagaagaaagactTGATTCTCTGAAAAACGAAAAGATCTCCGTGCAGGAAGAAACCCTTCTTCTCCAGAGGAACATGACTACTCTGATACGTCAAGTCCTGAATCTGCGGCAGCTCACCGCAGCGTCTAAACAGGAGtttaaaagtttggaaaaacgTCTCCAGGAACCAAACCAATTAAAGGAAGACTTTTCCAAACTGTCGGAggagaaatgtgttttggagAAACTGCACAAAGATCTGGAGAGTCAAATTTCAGATTTGAAGGTCCAGAACTCAAATGCAGAAGAGCGATTCCTCCAATATgacaaagaaaaggaagagTCTGATTTactgaaggagaaaacaaagaacCTTCAGCGAACAAAGACGGCTTTGACCAAGACTCTCCAAAACCTGAAAAACTGTGAATCTGAGCGGCTGAAAATCaaagcagaaacacagaaaactgtGGAGACAAATTCAGATCTCTCCTTGGAAGTTGAAAAACTGCAGGAGGAGATCAAAGATCTCAAGGACGTTCAAGACAGATTGGATATTTTGAAAGAGGAAAACTTTGAAGCAAAGAGCAAAAATGAGTTTCTTCTGCAAAAAACCAAAGTCCTGAATCACGAAGTCCAGAATCTGAAGCAGGAAACTTCCGCTCATAGCCAGGAGCGTAAAGACCTGCAGAAACATCTTGAGGAAAAAGACCACCTCGAGGAGAAGATTTCCACTTTGCTTTGGGAAAAATGCCAATTGGAGCAAAACAAGAAGGATCTGGAAAATGACATTTCAGATCTGAAGTTTCAGATGGATGAGACACAAAAACGTCtcagcaaatataaaaaagacaaagcagAAACAGATTTACTGAAGGTAGAAACAACCGACcttcagaaaacaaagacagcttTGACCGAGTCGCTCCAAAACCTGAAGGATCAGGAATCTGCATGTCAGGAAATGCAAACAGAAAGACAGCAAAGAGTGGAAGGAAATTCGGACATCGCCCTGGGATTTGCAAAACTCCAGGATGATATTGAAGATCTTGAGGATGTTCAGGCAAGATTTCATAGTTTAGTCTGCAATCTGCAGCAGGACACCGCTCCTCGTAGCCAGAACCTCAAAGATCTGCAGAAAAAGGACAAACGGAAAACAAATGGTACCACATTTATGGAGGAAAAATCCCATTTGGAAAAAACTAAGAAGGatcttgaaaatgaaatttcaGATCTGAAGCATGATGAGGAGAGAGCACAGCGGCACCTCCTCAAATATGACAAAGAAAAGGCAGAAGCAGATTTACTGAAGGAGGAAACAACCGACCTTCAGAAAATGAAGACGGCTCTGACGGAGTCGGTCCAGAACCTGAAGGATCAGGAATCTGCATGCCagaatatgaaaaaagaaaccCAGAAAATCCGTCAAACTAATTCGGATCTACACCTGGAAGTTGAAAAACTGCAGGAGGAGATCAAAGGTCTGGAGGATCTTCAACAAAGATTGGAT CCAGGCCGGAGACTGTCCTGGCTACTCTCGGGCGAAGGTGGGATGCACCCTGGACAGGTAACCAGCCCGGCGCAGGGCCCATGGGGCTGGAGCGATAGAGCTCTCTATGCAGGGTGA